Proteins encoded by one window of Cyprinus carpio isolate SPL01 chromosome B6, ASM1834038v1, whole genome shotgun sequence:
- the LOC109067695 gene encoding prohibitin-2-like: MANKEPNRLLQNLKDLAGRMSSGSKGAGLGLKLLIGAGALAYGVKEATYTVEGGQRAVIFNRIGGMQMDTVLSEGLHFRIPWFQYPIIYDIRAKPRKISSLTGSKDLQMVNIALRVLSRPVASSLPVMYQHLGKDYDERVLPSIVNEVLKSVVAKFNASQLITQRAQVSLLIRRDLFERAKDFNIILDDVAITELSFSKEYTAAVEAKQVAQQEAQRAQFFVEKAKQEQRQKIIQAEGEAQAAKMLGKAVTKNPGYLKLRRIRAAQNIAKTVAASQNRVFLSADSLVLNLQDDSFNNLSLGKK; encoded by the exons ATGGCTAATAAAGAGCCTAAC AGGTTGCTCCAGAACCTAAAGGATCTCGCCGGACGCATGTCCTCTGGCTCAAAGGGGGCTGGACTTGGTCTAAAGTTATTAATTGGAGCAGGTGCACTTGCTTATGGAGTCAAAGAGGCCACATATACAG TGGAGGGTGGTCAGCGTGCAGTTATCTTTAATAGAATTGGAGGGATGCAGATGGATACAGTCCTCTCTGAGGGTCTCCACTTCAG GATACCATGGTTTCAATATCCAATCATATATGATATCAGAGCGAAACCAAGAAAAATATCATCTTTAACAGGAAGCAaag ACCTGCAGATGGTGAACATTGCATTACGTGTGCTGTCACGACCTGTGGCTTCCAGCCTTCCTGTCATGTACCAGCATCTGGGGAAGGACTACGATGAGCGCGTGCTGCCGTCCATTGTAAATGAAGTTCTGAAGAGTGTGGTCGCCAAATTTAACGCATCCCAACTAATTACACAAAGAGCCCAG GTCTCTCTGCTCATCCGACGGGATCTCTTTGAACGCGCTAAGGACTTCAACATTATTCTCGACGACGTGGCCATCACAGAGTTGAGCTTCAGCAAGGAGTACACAGCGGCTGTGGAGGCCAAACAAGTTG CCCAGCAGGAGGCGCAAAGAGCTCAGTTCTTTGTGGAGAAAGCAAAACAAGAACAGAGGCAGAAAATCATCCAAGCTGAAGGAGAGGCCCAGGCAGCCAAAATG TTAGGGAAGGCTGTCACAAAGAACCCTGGATACCTTAAACTCAGAAGAATCAGAGCAGCGCAGAACATCGCCAAAACG GTGGCGGCTTCACAGAACAGGGTTTTCCTGAGCGCAGATAGTTTGGTTCTGAATCTACAGGACGACTCTTTTAACAA TTTGTCTCTCGGAAAGAAGTAA